DNA sequence from the Neisseria mucosa genome:
AATCACCAAAGTGGTACGGTTTTGCATCAGGTTTTCCAATGCGGTTTGCACCAAACGTTCGGATTCATTATCCAATGCACTGGTGGCTTCGTCCAAAATTAAAATCGGCGCGTTTTTCAAAAGCGCACGCGCAATAGCGAGACGTTGACGTTGGCCGCCGGACAGTTTTAAACCGTTTTCGCCGACTTCAGTGTGCAGGCCTTGCGGCATTTTTTGGATAAATTCCCAGGCATTGGCTGCTTTTGCGGCATTGATAATTTCTTCTTCGCTGAATTTGTCAGCTTGTGCATAGGCAATGTTTTCAGCAATCGTACCATTAAACAGGACAACGTTTTGGCTGACGAATGCCATGCGGCTGCGCAAGCTTTCGAGCGTATATTCATTGATGTTGATGCCGCCGATCAAAACTTCGCCTTCATTGGGATTAAGGAAGCGCGGCAACATATTGGCCAAGGTGGTTTTGCCGCAACCCGATGCGCCGACCAATGCAGTCACTTTGCCTTGCGGGACAAGCAGGTTGATGTGGTTCAAACTGTTGCGTTCGGCTTCAGGATAACGGTGTACAACATCGCAAAATTCGATATTGCCAGGGTTTGGGCTGAGGGTTTGTTTGCCTTCGTTGTTTTCTTCGGGTTGGTCCAAAAAGGTGAAGACGCTTTCTGCCGCCGCCAAACCGCGCTGCAGGGATTGCATCACACCGGTCATGCGTTTGATGGGGTCAAACATCATGATCATGCTGGACAAAAACGACATGAAATCGCCTGCACTAAAGCCGGAAAGCCCTGCTTGGCGGGCTGCTGCGTAAATAATTGCGGCCAGAGCGACCGAAGCCATCAATTGCGTAATACCGGTACCGGCAGAGCTGGCGGAAACCTGTTTGAGCAGGTTGCGGCGAACATCATTGGCAATACGGTCGAAGCGGCGGTTTTCATAATCTTGACCACCGTAGATTTTTACAACGCGTTCGCCATTAATACTTTCGCCCAAGACCTGCATCAGCTGGCCAAGATAAATTTGATTGTTGGCAGACAGTTTGCGCAGGCGTTTACTGACTGTTTGGATACATACGGCGACGACCGGTAAGATGATAAAAGTAATCAGGGTCAAACGCCAGTTCAGATAAGTCAGCAAGCCCAACAGGCCGACTACGCTCACGCCGTCTTTGGCAATCACGGTAATGACGTTAAACCCTGCATCGGTAATTTGATTGACGTCGTTCAAGATGCGAGACATCAAACGGCCGCCGGTATTGCTGCTGAAATACGAAGTCGGCAGGTGCATCATTTTGTTGAACATTTCACCGCGCAAGCGCTGCACCAAGTGGCTGGACAGATACGTCGTGCAATATTCGTTGATGAAGTTAAACAGGCCGCGAACGAAAAACAGCGCCACAATTGCCAGCGGCAACCATGACATGCTTTTCATGTTTTTATCGACAAAACCTTCATTGATCAAAGGTTTGAGCAAGTAACCGAAAGCCGGCATCGTACCGGCGACAATCAGCATGGCCACTACGGAGACGATAAACATCTTCCAATAGCTTTTCAAATATCCAAGCAAGCGCTTGTATAACTCCCAGTTGGATGTGGCTTGTGTTGTCTGCATATCAATCCAAATTTAGAGCAAACATGCAATTCTAAACGAAAATATCTGTCATTACAATGTTTGCAATTGAAAGTCAAAAGGAGTCGGTATTGTTTTAACGCCTTGATTTTATATTGGGAACGACTGTGGTTTGGTGGGTTTGGCAATAATGTTGCCCACTTCTTAAATATCGGTTGCGGCCGTCTGAAAAAGTTTCAGACGGCCTCATCAGTCGTCAAGGACGGCCGGTTAAGCCAGAGCTTCCTTAATGATGTCTTTTACTGCCGTCGCATTATTAGGGACAACACGGACCCGTTGCGGCAGATTTTCCAAGCCTTCCAATGCGGCAGGGCGGGGGATGGAAACTTCTCCGACCGCTTCATGGATGGTGGCTTCAAATTTGGCGGCCAGTGCGGTTTCGAGGCAGACGATAGTTTCGCCGGCCTCGCGGACTTCACGGGCAACTTTGACGCCATCGGCTGTATGCGGATCAATCAATTCATGATCTTGCTCGTAAACCTGTTTGATGGTGGCAAGGCGGTTGGCATGGGTCGATTTACCGGAAACAAAGCCATATTGTTGATGTACTTTGTTTAAGGCAAATTCCAAATTGAAGCCTTTGCCGGAGGCTACTTCCGCCCATAAGGTTTGGATTTCGTCCGCATCGCGGTCCATCAGGTCAAACACAAAACGCTCGAAGTTGGAGGCTTTGGAAATATCCATAGACGGGCTGGAAGTGACGTGGGTGTGTTCGCTGTTGCGTGGGCGGTATGCGCCGGTTTTGAAAAATTCGTCCAATACGTCGTTTTCGTTGGTGGCGACAATCAAGCGGTGGATAGGCAGACCCATTTGACGGGCGATATGGCCGGCGCAGACATTGCCGAAGTTGCCGCTTGGTACGCAGAAGCTGACTTTTTCGTCATTGCTTGATGTGGCGTTGAAATAACCGGCGAAGTAGTACACGACTTGGGCGACGATGCGGCCCCAGTTGATGGAGTTGACTGTGCCGATGTGGTATTTGGCTTTGAATTCGGCATCGTTTTGTACGGCTTTGACGATGTCTTGGCAGTCGTCAAACATGCCTTCAACGGCGATGTTGTGGATGTTGGCATCTTGTAGGCTGAACATTTGCGCGCGTTGGAATGCGCTCATTTTGCCTTCCGGAGACAGCATGAAGACGTTGACGCCTTTTTTACCGCGCAGGGCATATTCGGCGGCAGAGCCGGTATCGCCGCTGGTGGCGCCTAAGATATTGAGTTCTTTGCCTTCTTTATTCAATACATATTCAAACGCATTGCCCAAGAATTGCATGGCCATGTCTTTGAATGCCAAAGTCGGGCCGTTGGACAGGGCTTGGATTTTGATGCCGTCTGAAAGTGTACGCACCGGCGTGATGGCTTTGGTACCGAATACTTCTTCGGTGTAGGTGCGGTTGATGATGTCGCGTAAATCATCAGCAGGGATGTCGGTGGCAAACAGGCTCATGACTTCAAACGCCAGCTCGGGGTAACTGAGTGTGCGCCATTGGTCTAAAGTAGCACGGTCGATTTGAGGGTATTGCTCAGGCAGCATCAAACCGCCGTCAGGAGCTAAACCCATCAATAAAACTTCGCTAAATTGCTTGCGTGCGGTCGCACCGCGGGTGCTGATGTATTTCATGGTTTCTTCTCTATGTATTTAAAATTCAAATAGAAAGTCAAAACGAATTCAGACGGCCTTGATGTGAAAAAAGGCCGTCTGAACGATTATTTGTAGAGTCGTTTGAAGCAGGCGGTAACCGTTTTTGCAGTAACGGAAGCAATGGCCTGTTCGCGGGTTGCCGGACTCAATACCTGCATCATTTCGGTTGCAGTCAATTGGTTTGGCGCTTCTTCGCTGGCGCAGCCGCAGATTTTATTTTCCCATTCGGCTTGTTTTTCCGCGCTCATGGCCAAAGCGATGACGCGCCATTCGTTACGTTTGTTTAATTCGGTACGGCATTGGCTGTCTACCGCCATTTTTACTACGCTGCTGCCGATACCCGTACCGCTGCCCAAACCGCCGAAAGAGTCGCCGCCGGTAGCGCATGCACCCAATAAGAAAGCTGATGTAACAGCTGCCAAAAGAGCTTTTGAAGTCATGATGTTTCCTGTAAACAAGGCCGTCTGAAACGTCCGAAGAATTCTCAAAATAGCATGTATTATACCGTAATGCGGCCCGATATGTGTGTTTGCGAAACTACCGTATAATGCTAGCGAGTTTTCTTTTCAATCAATCAGCACGAAAGCCTCTATGTCTGACCTTTTCGCCCGCCAACCCGAAGCCCCTTTAGCCGAACGCCTGCGCCCGCATTCTTTAGATGATGTCATCGGGCAGCAGCACTTAATCGGTGAGGGCAAACCTTTGCGCGTGGCGGTGGAAGGAGGAAAGCCACATTCTATGTTGCTGTGGGGGCCGCCGGGCGTAGGCAAAACCACGCTGGCACGGATTTTGGCGCAGAGTTTCAATGCGCAGTTTCTGCCTGTTTCCGCCGTATTTTCCGGCGTGAAAGACATACGCGAGGCCATTGAAAAAGCTGAAATTGCCTTGCAACAAGGGCAAGCGACGATTTTGTTTGTTGACGAGGTACACCGCTTCAACAAAGCGCAACAGGACGCATTTTTGCCTTATGTCGAAAGCGGCTTATTAACCTTTATTGGCGCGACCACGGAAAACCCGTCATTTGAAGTCAATCCGGCATTGCTCAGCAGGGCGCAGGTTTATGTCTTGCAATCCTTGTCTTCAGACGACCTAAAAAAACTGATTGCCAAAGTATTGGCTTTGCCCGAATACCAAGACTTTACGATTGAAGCGGATGCGCAAGAATTGCTTGTGAATACCGCCGACGGCGATGCGCGCAGATTGTTGAATTTATTGGAACAACTTTTACGTGCTGCCGATACACGCCGTCTGAAAACCTTAACCGCCGAATTTCTCGCCGACAGTCTCGGGGCGCAAATCCGCCGTTTTGATAAGGGTGGCGAGAGTTTCTACAACCAAATCTCCGCCCTGCACAAATCCGTACGCGGTTCGCATCCTAACGCGGCATTGTATTGGTTCTGCCGTATGCTCGACGGTGGCACCGACCCGCGCTATCTCGCCCGCCGCATTGTCCGCATGGCATGGGAAGACATCGGCTTGGCTGATCCGCGTGCCTTAACGATTGCTAATGATGCCGCCGCGACTTATGAGCGCTTAGGCTCGCCGGAAGGGGAGCTTGCTTTGGCGCAAGCCGTGTTGTACCTTGCCGCCGCTGCCAAATCCAATGCAGGCTATAAGGCATACAACCAAATGCGCCGTTTCGTCAAAGAAAATGCCAGCGACGAAGTGCCTGTCCACCTGCGCAATGCGCCGACCAAGTTGATGAAAGAATTGGGTTACGGACGCGAATATCGCTACGCCCATGATGAACCAAATGCCTACGCCGCCGGCGAAAGCTATATGCCCGACGGCTTGGACGAACCCGACTTCTACCAACCCGTCCCTCGCGGATTGGAAATCAAAATTGGTGAAAAGCTGAAATGGCTGAAATCCTTGGATGAAGATGCGCTGGATGATTAAAACAATAAATGTGTCTCAAGTTTCAGACGGCATTTGGCTATTTTGAGCGTAATAAATTGTTTAATATTGGCATTAGATCTTTAATTTCGCTATAATTTTGTCATCCTATTTTCTTGCCGAATAATCGAATACATAAAAAATCGCGGCTGCTGAACCCGATTTCCGAAACAAAATTAGAAAGCAGATAATGGATAATTTAGATCAAAGTCGTAGCCGTGCATGGCGACGACATCAAGAGCAACGCCCCAGTCATCGTGTACGTGGCAAAAATCCTTTGAAATATAAACCCGAAAAAAAGTGGGATTTGATGTATCTCCGCAGCAATAAAATCAAACGTGCACAAAAACTGGGTTTTATTTATCCGTTCAGACAGCATGAATTTGATGCTGAATGGTTTGACTAACTCAAAAGATACATTTTCGATTCAATCGAGATGGTTTTCACAAGGCGGATATTTTCCGCCTTTTTTAATTTTTATGAATGCACTTTTTATTTGTAGTCGTAACCAATGGCGCAGTCCTACCGCTGAAACCGTATTTCGACGTTATCCAAATGTACAGGCACGTTCTGCAGGAACCAGCCCCAATGCGCGGCATACTGTTTCCATAGATGACATTGCATGGGCGGATAAGATTTTCGTAATGGAACAAAAACATAAGAGCCGTCTGCTGGCACAGTTTCCCCGTACTTTGCAATATAAGGAAATGATTGTTTTAGATATTCCTGATGATTATCGATACATGGATGAAGAATTGATAGAAATATTGAAGGAAAGTGTCGTGCCTTATCTGTCTAGATAATGAGGTTTTCCTCAAGATTATCTGAAAAAAATATGACTTACTTCTAGGTAAAATTTATTCCAAAACATCATTTACTTCACGCATCACTGACAAATAAAACGCAAATCTAAGATCAAATTGAATTTTTCAGACGGCATTTGATGTATGAATGTTTTTAACCTATACCACACATAATTTTTTATGAATATTCTCGAAGCCTTACTATTATTGTGCCTACTGATCGTCATTAGCGCGTTTGTGTCCTGTTCAGAACTTGCGCTTGCTTCGGCGCGCAAAATCAAATTGCAGGTCATGGCGAAAGACGGCGGCGATACACGCGCGCTGGATGTGCTCAATATGCAGCAGCAGCCGGGTAGTTTTATTACCGTCGTCCAAATCGGTTTGAACGCCGTCGCCATTCTTGCCGGTATCGTCGGAGAGGCGGCGGTGCGCCCCTATTTTGACGGCTTGTTGGCAAACGCTGGCAGTTGGGGCAGTACGGCTGCGTCGCTGCTGACATTTACGTTGGTAACAGGCAGCTTTATCCTGATTGCCGACCTGATGCCCAAGCGCGTGGCGATGACCCACCCTGAAGCGGTGGCGGTACGCATTGTGCGGCCGATGATGTTTTTAATTTTTATCTTAAAGCCGTTTATTTTGATTTTTGACGGATTGGCAAACGCAATATTCAAGCTCTTCAAAATTTCTACCGTCCGTCAGGAGCAACTGACTTCGGAAGATATTTACGCCGTCGTCGATGCCGGTGCGCAGGCTGGTGTGTTGAAAGAACAAGAACACTATCTGATTGAAAACATTTTCGATATGCAAGAGCGCAAGGTAACTTCCACCATGAGCACGCGCGAATACATTGTCTATTTCGATAAACACGATGACAGCGATACCGTGTTGGAAATGATGTCGGACAAACCGCACAACAAATTCCTTGTATGCGACGGCGATTTGGAACGCGTCATCGGCTATATCGAATCGCACACGCTATTGACCCTGTTTTTAAAAGGAAAAGACGTCCGCCTGACCGACAAGCGTGTATTGCGCAAAGTCTTGTTCATCCCTGACACGCTGTCGCTTTACGATGTATTGGAAACCTTCAAAACTTCCGGCGAAGACTTTGCCGTCGTAGTGAACGAATACGCGCTCGTGGTCGGTGTGGTAACGCTGAAAGACGTGATGAGCATTGTCATGGGCGAGCTGGTCAATACCGAAGAAGAGCCGCAAATCATCCGCCGCACCGAAGACACCTGGCTGGTGGATGGCGCGACCCCGCTCGCCGATGTCATGCGTGCGTTGGATATCGAAGAGTTTCCCGGTTCGGAAAACTACGAAACCATCGCCGGCTTTATGATGTATTCCCTGCGCAAAATCCCGAAGCGCACGGATTTTCTGGTTTATGCCGGTTATAAGTTTGAAATCATCGATACTGAAAATTTGAAAATCGACCAGCTTTTGGTTTCAAAACAAGGAAATATGGTGGGGAAAATGTAACGGGTTGCTGGGAACACATGACAAGAAAATTAAAAAATAAATAAAAAGGAAAAAATATTATGACGACTAACGAACCTCAAAAATACGCCCGCAGCCTGCATGCGCCCATCAGCCTCGGCACAACCTCTGACGACCGCTTTATGCCGCGTGGCTTTCTTTCATATTTTGCCGAGCTGCCGAAGTTGGTTTTAACCGAAAAATTAGATGGACAAAACAACTGCTTTGCTGCACACGGCCTCTATGCCCGTAGTCATACTGCACCTACCCAGCATCCGTGGGATAAACCTTTGCTGCAACGATGGCAGCAAATCAAAGATGATTTGGGCGATCTCGAACTTTTTGGCGAGAAGACGAAGTCATCCACCGCGACAATATGGCGTCGCATGGGTAGGGAAGGGGAAAAGTAAATATATAAGGTCATCTGAAACTCAAAAATGCGGTTTCAGACGACCTTTGATTTAGGCCTATGCAGGCTGTAGCGTGGGCAACGGCAGTTTGGGCAAGCCCGCTTTCCATAGGCAAATTATGAACCAATATCCGAACATTGCCTCATGAGGGACACGATATTCAACGGGCAGTAAAATAATCTACGCCGACGACTGAGGAGAGTTCGAGCCGCCAAAATACTGCCTGTACTTCATAGACAGAAGGGTCGGGCAGAAGGGATAAATCGAAAATCCTCAACCAGCTTTTGAAAGCCAATGTCCGCTACGGCGGACTGCAAGCAGGTAAAAATAGCTTTCCAGTTG
Encoded proteins:
- the msbA gene encoding lipid A export permease/ATP-binding protein MsbA, with amino-acid sequence MQTTQATSNWELYKRLLGYLKSYWKMFIVSVVAMLIVAGTMPAFGYLLKPLINEGFVDKNMKSMSWLPLAIVALFFVRGLFNFINEYCTTYLSSHLVQRLRGEMFNKMMHLPTSYFSSNTGGRLMSRILNDVNQITDAGFNVITVIAKDGVSVVGLLGLLTYLNWRLTLITFIILPVVAVCIQTVSKRLRKLSANNQIYLGQLMQVLGESINGERVVKIYGGQDYENRRFDRIANDVRRNLLKQVSASSAGTGITQLMASVALAAIIYAAARQAGLSGFSAGDFMSFLSSMIMMFDPIKRMTGVMQSLQRGLAAAESVFTFLDQPEENNEGKQTLSPNPGNIEFCDVVHRYPEAERNSLNHINLLVPQGKVTALVGASGCGKTTLANMLPRFLNPNEGEVLIGGININEYTLESLRSRMAFVSQNVVLFNGTIAENIAYAQADKFSEEEIINAAKAANAWEFIQKMPQGLHTEVGENGLKLSGGQRQRLAIARALLKNAPILILDEATSALDNESERLVQTALENLMQNRTTLVIAHRLSTIEKADNIVVMHEGNVVEQGTHQELISAGGRYADLHSLSEKSAVPASK
- the thrC gene encoding threonine synthase → MKYISTRGATARKQFSEVLLMGLAPDGGLMLPEQYPQIDRATLDQWRTLSYPELAFEVMSLFATDIPADDLRDIINRTYTEEVFGTKAITPVRTLSDGIKIQALSNGPTLAFKDMAMQFLGNAFEYVLNKEGKELNILGATSGDTGSAAEYALRGKKGVNVFMLSPEGKMSAFQRAQMFSLQDANIHNIAVEGMFDDCQDIVKAVQNDAEFKAKYHIGTVNSINWGRIVAQVVYYFAGYFNATSSNDEKVSFCVPSGNFGNVCAGHIARQMGLPIHRLIVATNENDVLDEFFKTGAYRPRNSEHTHVTSSPSMDISKASNFERFVFDLMDRDADEIQTLWAEVASGKGFNLEFALNKVHQQYGFVSGKSTHANRLATIKQVYEQDHELIDPHTADGVKVAREVREAGETIVCLETALAAKFEATIHEAVGEVSIPRPAALEGLENLPQRVRVVPNNATAVKDIIKEALA
- a CDS encoding replication-associated recombination protein A — its product is MSDLFARQPEAPLAERLRPHSLDDVIGQQHLIGEGKPLRVAVEGGKPHSMLLWGPPGVGKTTLARILAQSFNAQFLPVSAVFSGVKDIREAIEKAEIALQQGQATILFVDEVHRFNKAQQDAFLPYVESGLLTFIGATTENPSFEVNPALLSRAQVYVLQSLSSDDLKKLIAKVLALPEYQDFTIEADAQELLVNTADGDARRLLNLLEQLLRAADTRRLKTLTAEFLADSLGAQIRRFDKGGESFYNQISALHKSVRGSHPNAALYWFCRMLDGGTDPRYLARRIVRMAWEDIGLADPRALTIANDAAATYERLGSPEGELALAQAVLYLAAAAKSNAGYKAYNQMRRFVKENASDEVPVHLRNAPTKLMKELGYGREYRYAHDEPNAYAAGESYMPDGLDEPDFYQPVPRGLEIKIGEKLKWLKSLDEDALDD
- a CDS encoding low molecular weight protein tyrosine phosphatase family protein, with the protein product MNLMLNGLTNSKDTFSIQSRWFSQGGYFPPFLIFMNALFICSRNQWRSPTAETVFRRYPNVQARSAGTSPNARHTVSIDDIAWADKIFVMEQKHKSRLLAQFPRTLQYKEMIVLDIPDDYRYMDEELIEILKESVVPYLSR
- a CDS encoding hemolysin family protein; translation: MNILEALLLLCLLIVISAFVSCSELALASARKIKLQVMAKDGGDTRALDVLNMQQQPGSFITVVQIGLNAVAILAGIVGEAAVRPYFDGLLANAGSWGSTAASLLTFTLVTGSFILIADLMPKRVAMTHPEAVAVRIVRPMMFLIFILKPFILIFDGLANAIFKLFKISTVRQEQLTSEDIYAVVDAGAQAGVLKEQEHYLIENIFDMQERKVTSTMSTREYIVYFDKHDDSDTVLEMMSDKPHNKFLVCDGDLERVIGYIESHTLLTLFLKGKDVRLTDKRVLRKVLFIPDTLSLYDVLETFKTSGEDFAVVVNEYALVVGVVTLKDVMSIVMGELVNTEEEPQIIRRTEDTWLVDGATPLADVMRALDIEEFPGSENYETIAGFMMYSLRKIPKRTDFLVYAGYKFEIIDTENLKIDQLLVSKQGNMVGKM
- a CDS encoding RNA ligase family protein, which codes for MTTNEPQKYARSLHAPISLGTTSDDRFMPRGFLSYFAELPKLVLTEKLDGQNNCFAAHGLYARSHTAPTQHPWDKPLLQRWQQIKDDLGDLELFGEKTKSSTATIWRRMGREGEK